The Gavia stellata isolate bGavSte3 chromosome 26, bGavSte3.hap2, whole genome shotgun sequence genome has a window encoding:
- the SRPRA gene encoding signal recognition particle receptor subunit alpha: MLDFFTIFSKGGLVLWCFQGVRGPAAAATAPVNALIRSVLLQERGGNNSFTHEALTLKYKLDNQFELVFVVGFQKILTLTYVDKLIDDVHKEFRDKYRNEFQQKGTLGLLNGTFDFKDDFMRLLRDAEESSKVRAPTVMKTFEQSLKSQKTVKCMIETRGEKPKEKVKNKKNKGSKKEGTEAVAAPGKASAGEKQPSAAGDREELTKDEILQKNREEFFKRHMKAGEKSSKSPKPDAQKEKGKKPRVWDLGNSNAKVLDYSNSATNGSAEACPVEEFDPDTALGDRNREPGRLYDLEYESDDEAEEEKVIQNPSKPSAKKGGLGGMFGMLKGLVGSKSLTREDMDPVLEKMKDHLIAKNVAAEIAVQLCESVAKKLEGKVMGTFTTVTSTVKQALQEALVQILQPQRRVDVLRDVMDAQRHRRPYVVTFCGVNGVGKSTNLAKISFWLIENGFSVLIAACDTFRAGAVEQLRTHTRRLNALHPPESHGGRTMVQLYEKGYGKDAAGIAMEAISYARNQGFDVVLVDTAGRMQDNAPLMTALAKLIAVNAPDLVLFVGEALVGNEAVDQLVKFNKALADHSMAQTPRLIDGIVLTKFDTIDDKVGAAISMTYITSKPIVFVGTGQTYCDLRSLNAKAVVAALMKA, translated from the exons atgctCGACTTCTTCACCATCTTCAGCAAGGGCGGCCTCGTCCTTTGGTGCTTCCAGGGCGTCCGCGGtcctgccgccgccgccaccgcccccgTCAACGCCCTCATCCGCTCCGTCCTCCTGCAG GAGCGCGGCGGCAACAACTCCTTCACCCATGAAGCCCTCACGCTCAAATACAAACTGGACAACCAGTTTGAACTGGTGTTTGTG GTGGGGTTTCAGAAGATCCTGACTCTAACCTACGTCGACAAGTTGATAGACGACGTTCATAAGGAGTTCAGAGACAAGTATCGCAATGAGTTCCAGCAGAAAGGCACCCTGGGCCTCCTAAACGGCACCTTTGATTTTAAAGACGACTTCATGCGCCTCCTCCG GGATGCAGAGGAGAGCAGTAAAGTCCGAGCTCCCACGGTAATGAAGACGTTTGAGCAGTCTCTCAAGTCCCAGAAGACTGTCAAGTGTATGATAGAAACCCGAGGGGAGAAACCAAAGGAGAAAGTCAAGAACAAGAAGAACAAAGGTTCCAAAAAAGAGG GAACTGAAGCTGTCGCAGCACCCGGTAAAGCATCCGCGGGTGAGAAGCAGCCCTCTGCAGCCGGGGACAGGGAGGAACTGACCAAGGATGAAATCCTGCAAAAGAACCGGGAGGAATTCTTCAAGAGACACATGAAAGCAGGGGAGAAGTCCAG CAAATCTCCAAAGCCCGACGcacagaaggagaaggggaagaagccCCGAGTGTGGGATCTGGGAAACTCTAATGCCAAAGTACTCGATTACAGTAACTCCGCTACCAATGGAAGCGCGGAGGCTTGTCCCGTGGAAGAATTTGACCCTGATACA GCCCTGGGGGATCGAAATCGGGAACCTGGCCGCCTCTACGACCTTGAGTACGAGAGCGATGATGAAGCTGAAGAGGAGAAGGTCATTCAGAACCCTTCGAAACCCAG CGCGAAGAAGGGTGGCCTGGGGGGCATGTTTGGCATGCTGAAAGGCCTGGTGGGCTCCAAGAGCTTGACGAGAGAGGACATGGACCCCGTACTGGAGAAGATGAAGGATCACTTGATCG CAAAAAATGTGGCAGCTGAGATTGCAGTGCAGCTCTGTGAATCGGTGGCTAAGAAACTGGAAGGGAAGGTGATGGGAACGTTCACCA cGGTGACCTCAACGGTGAAGCAGGCCCTGCAGGAGGCTCTTGTGCAGATCCTGCAGCCCCAGCGCCGCGTGGACGTCCTCCGCGATGTCATGGATGCCCAGCGCCATCGCCGACCCTACGTGGTCACTTTCTGTGGTGTCAACGGTGTCGGGAAGTCCACCAACCTGGCCAAG ATCTCGTTCTGGCTCATCGAGAACGGTTTCAGTGTCCTCATCGCCGCCTGCGACACCTTCCGCGCGGGAGCGGTGGAGCAGCTCCGCACCCACACCCGTCGCCTGAACGCCCTGCACCCTCCGGAGAGCCACGGCGGGCGGACCATGGTGCAGCTCTACGAGAAGGGCTACGGCAAGGACGCCGCAGGGATTGCCATGGAGGCCATCTCTTACG CTCGGAACCAGGGCTTTGACGTGGTCCTGGTGGACACGGCGGGCCGCATGCAGGACAACGCTCCCTTGATGACGGCGCTGGCCAAACTCATCGCCGTCAATGCTCCCGACCTGGTCCTGTTTGTCGGGGAAGCGCTGGTGGGAAATGAGGCTGTGGATCAGCTG GTCAAGTTTAACAAGGCCCTGGCTGATCACTCCATGGCCCAGACGCCGCGCCTCATCGACGGGATCGTCCTCACCAAGTTCGATACCATCGATGACAAG GTGGGCGCCGCCATCTCCATGACCTACATCACGAGCAAGCCCATCGTTTTCGTTGGTACCGGACAAACCTACTGTGATCTGCGAAGCCTTAACGCCAAGGCCGTGGTCGCAGCTCTCATGAAAGCCTAA
- the FOXRED1 gene encoding LOW QUALITY PROTEIN: FAD-dependent oxidoreductase domain-containing protein 1 (The sequence of the model RefSeq protein was modified relative to this genomic sequence to represent the inferred CDS: inserted 1 base in 1 codon; deleted 1 base in 1 codon): MLRWGRALRPPRRGGAPGGGPGGSPAPGRAPGRPLRTAVPLSSDIFRELGPGLGRLGRTLKDQLPSWGGRWGGWTPPGTPRAHDPPKRPTCVVVGGGVVGWSVAYWLKALEGQRHGMRVLVVERDPTYSRASTVLSVGGIRQQFSLPENIRMSRFSASFLRNINGYLWVPKEPPIDIQFQPSGYLFLAPPQGAAGLEATVRLQREEGAQVALLXPTQLKAKFPWIDTEDVALASYGLEDEGWFDPWTLLNAFRRKATFLGVHSCSGEVRGFVTSAEDTMPPQGPSPATARIKYVHIHMPDSREYQPVACAIVVNAAGAWAGELLRAAGLPGGLCQPPLPIQPRKRYVYSWHCPDGPGFSCPLLVDTTGAYFRRDGIAGNYLGGMSPPEEEEPDPGDLSVDHDFFQECIWPRLARRVPAFASLRPRGAWAGYYDHNAFDRNGVLGPHPKLENLFLAAGFSGHGLQHAPAVGRAVAELVVKGGYVSLDLRRLGWRRLVEGEPLEEDGVV, encoded by the exons ATGCTGCGGTGGGGGCGCGCTCTGCGCCCGccgaggcgggggggggccccgggggggggcccgggggggtccccggcaCCGGGCCGGGCTCCGGGCCGCCCCCTCCGCACCGCCGTCCCGCTCAGCTCCGACATCTTCCGCG AGCTGGGGCCGGGCCTGGGGCGCCTGGGGCGGACTCTGAAGGATCAGCTGCCGTCTTGGGGGGGCAGATGGGGGGGCtggacccccccggggaccccccgggCCCACGACCCCCCGAAGAGGCCGACGTGTGTGGTGGTGGGGGGCGGCGTGGTGGGCTGGTCGGTGGCGTACTGGCTGAAGGCGCTGGAGGGGCAGCGGCACGGCATGAGGGTGCTGGTGGTGGAGCGGGACCCCACG TATTCCCGCGCCTCCACGGTGCTGTCGGTGGGGGGGATCCGACAGCAGTTTTCCCTGCCGGAAAATATCCGGATGTCCCGCTTCTCCGCCAGCTTCCTCCGCAACATCAATGGT TACCTTTGGGTGCCAAAGGAGCCCCCCATCGACATCCAGTTCCAGCCCTCGGGGTACCTCTTCCTCGCCCCCCCGCAGGGTGCTGCCGGGCTGGAGGCCACCGTCCGGCTCCAGAG ggaggaaGGGGCGCAGGTGGCCCTGC TCCCCACCCAGCTGAAGGCGAAATTCCCCTGGATAGACACGGAGGACGTGGCCCTGGCGTCCTACg GTCTGGAGGATGAAGGCTGGTTCGACCCCTGGACCCTCCTCAACGCTTTCCGGCGCAAAGCC ACCTTCCTGGGGGTCCACAGCTGCTCCGGGGAGGTGCGAG GTTTCGTCACCTCCGCTGAGGACACCATGCCACCGCAGGGACCCTCCCCGGCCACCGCCCGCATCAAATACGTCCAC aTCCACATGCCGGACAGCCGGGAGTACCAACCCGTCGCATGCGCCATCGTGGTCAACGCCGCCGGCGCATGGGCCGGGGAGCTgctgcgggcggcggggctgccgggggggctCTGTCAGCCCCCCCTGCCCATCCAGCCCAGGAAGAg GTACGTGTACTCCTGGCACTGCCCCGACGGCCCCGGCTTCTCCTGCCCCCTCCTCGTCGACACCACCGGCGCTTATTTTCGCCGCGACGGCATCGCCGGCAACTACCTGGGCGGCATGAGCCCACCCGAG gaggaAGAGCCGGATCCGGGCGATCTCTCGGTGGATCATGATTTTTTCCAGGAGTGCATCTGGCCCCGGTTGGCACGACGGGTCCCAGCCTTCGCCTCCCTCCGTCCCCGGGGCGCTTGGGCGGGTTACTACGATCACAACGCCTTCGATCGTAACGGGGTGTTGGGTCCTCACCCCAAATTAGAGAACCTTTTTTTAGCCGCCGGTTTTAGCGGACACGGTTTACAACACGCCCCGGCGGTCGGCAGAGCCGTGGCGGAGCTGGTGGTGAAGGGAGGGTACGTGAGCCTGGATCTGCGGAGGTTGGGATGGAGGAGGTTGGTGGAGGGGGAACCGCTGGAGGAGGATGGGGTGGTTTGA